One region of Streptomyces rishiriensis genomic DNA includes:
- a CDS encoding M23 family metallopeptidase produces MRLYPRAGLVTTAALLLPLAAAVPAVAAPPSTVTAYSASCPTAGVVSQGYSSAHDGVDIANAQGTPIYAVGAGEVIASGPASGYGQWIRILHDDGTVTEYGHMYQRDVAVGQQVQAGQRIALMGSEGEATGPHLHLRVRIGTSTTVRGIDPVPYLRERGVNLPCTPGGGGGETTVTAWTEANVRSCASTTCGVVSTVQANESYPANCWKTGQLVTAEGYTNDKWVELPLRAGGVGYVSAIYLQGDETGNVSRQCG; encoded by the coding sequence GTGCGTCTGTATCCGCGCGCCGGACTCGTCACAACGGCTGCTCTGCTCCTGCCCCTGGCCGCGGCGGTCCCCGCCGTCGCCGCCCCGCCCTCCACGGTGACCGCCTACTCCGCCTCCTGCCCCACGGCCGGGGTCGTGAGCCAGGGCTACAGCAGCGCCCACGACGGCGTGGACATCGCGAACGCCCAGGGCACACCCATCTACGCCGTCGGCGCCGGAGAGGTCATCGCCTCGGGTCCCGCCAGCGGCTACGGGCAGTGGATCCGCATCCTGCACGACGACGGCACGGTGACCGAGTACGGGCACATGTACCAGCGCGACGTCGCCGTCGGCCAGCAGGTCCAGGCCGGCCAGCGCATCGCCCTGATGGGAAGCGAGGGCGAGGCGACCGGCCCCCACCTGCACCTGCGCGTCAGGATCGGCACGTCCACCACCGTCCGCGGCATCGACCCGGTGCCCTATCTGCGCGAGCGCGGGGTGAACCTGCCCTGCACCCCGGGCGGCGGCGGTGGGGAGACCACCGTCACGGCGTGGACCGAGGCGAACGTGCGTTCCTGTGCCTCGACCACCTGCGGTGTGGTCAGCACCGTCCAGGCGAACGAGAGTTACCCGGCGAACTGCTGGAAGACCGGCCAGCTCGTGACCGCCGAGGGATACACCAACGACAAGTGGGTCGAGCTGCCCCTGCGCGCGGGCGGGGTCGGCTACGTCAGCGCGATCTACCTCCAGGGCGACGAGACCGGCAACGTCAGCCGGCAGTGCGGCTGA
- a CDS encoding RICIN domain-containing protein, translating to MSVSILTRVAALGVSVAAFALVPAATASAADVVNTFQNQATSRCIDDTDQGFRTWDCNGSNAQNWIVHPWGDGTVQLKNANTNRCMYDSDQGFTTRPCDSSTNQSWYVRHWNDGTLELKNQATTRCIDDSGVGFRTLGCNAGEFQSWF from the coding sequence ATGTCCGTCTCCATCCTGACCCGCGTCGCGGCACTCGGCGTCTCCGTCGCCGCTTTCGCGCTCGTACCGGCGGCCACCGCCTCCGCCGCGGACGTGGTCAACACGTTCCAGAACCAGGCGACGAGCCGTTGCATCGACGACACCGACCAGGGCTTCCGCACCTGGGACTGTAACGGCAGCAACGCCCAGAACTGGATCGTCCACCCCTGGGGCGATGGCACCGTCCAGCTGAAGAACGCCAACACCAACCGTTGCATGTACGACAGCGACCAGGGCTTCACGACTCGGCCGTGTGACTCCAGCACCAACCAGAGCTGGTACGTCCGTCACTGGAACGACGGCACGCTCGAGCTCAAGAACCAGGCGACGACCCGTTGCATCGACGACAGCGGCGTGGGCTTCCGCACCCTCGGCTGCAACGCCGGGGAGTTCCAGAGCTGGTTCTGA
- a CDS encoding ribosomal maturation YjgA family protein translates to MARIFETDDGAAVQGRTRLVAVGAAVVTIGAGLGVRAGVSGDLAKYGGDALYTVLLFTLAVLMAPRVTPLAAAGGALAVSGAVELLQLSPIPAELSQRSVVARLVLGSTFNAFDFLWYAVGAVVGWLVHTAAGSFCSRRDAERIEG, encoded by the coding sequence GTGGCTCGCATCTTCGAAACCGATGACGGCGCCGCCGTCCAGGGACGGACCCGTCTGGTGGCGGTCGGCGCCGCGGTGGTGACCATCGGCGCGGGCCTGGGAGTCAGGGCAGGGGTGTCGGGAGACCTGGCCAAGTACGGCGGAGACGCGCTCTACACCGTCCTGCTGTTCACCCTTGCCGTTCTGATGGCACCGCGGGTCACGCCACTGGCGGCCGCCGGGGGCGCGCTGGCCGTCAGTGGCGCGGTCGAGCTCCTGCAGCTCAGCCCCATACCTGCGGAGCTCTCGCAGCGCAGCGTTGTCGCCCGTCTGGTGCTCGGTTCCACCTTCAACGCATTCGACTTCCTCTGGTACGCCGTCGGCGCGGTGGTGGGCTGGCTCGTGCACACCGCCGCCGGTTCCTTCTGCTCACGCCGTGATGCCGAGCGGATCGAGGGCTGA